The sequence TGATAGTCGTGATTGATAACTACGATTCCTTTACCTATAACCTTGTTCAGAGTTTTTATGAATTCGAAAAGGATATTCGGGTTTTTAGGAATGATGAAATAACGGCCGCTGAGTTGGAAACCCTGAAACCGGATCGACTCGTGATTTCGCCCGGACCCGGAATCCCGGAAGAGGCAGGTAATTCTCTGGAGATTATCCGTGCCCTCGGAAAACAGATCCCTGTTCTGGGCGTGTGTTTAGGAAATCTGGCTGTCGGCGCGGCCTATGGCGCGTCAATACTTCGAGCCGACGTAATTATGCACGGGAAGACCAGCGAGATTTATCACAAGGGAGATCCTTTATTTAAAAACATTCCCTCTTCTTTTGTGGCGACGCGCTATCATTCCTTGGTAGTCGACCCGCAGCACAACGCGGCTTGTCTTCAAGTAACCGCACAAACGAAAGAGGGCGTGATTATGGGGCTTGCCCACAAGGAATATCCCATTTGGAGTGTGCAGTTTCATCCGGAAAGTATTTTGACACCCCAAGGGGAACAGATAATTGAAAATTTTATGCGCCTCTAAGAATTCACATAGGCGCGCGCCTGCGGACAGATCCCAACCCTAAAGCTCGATATATCGCTACAAAAAAAGGTCGACACAAGATAAGTGTCGACCTTAATAATTTCTACACGCAAGCACAGCTCTTTAAAACGGAAGCCCTATAGAGCGCGTGGTTAGAACAGGTATTCCGGTTCTAAGACCGCATTATAGTTCACGTCACGGTCGCTAAAGGGAAAGGTAACCGTTTCAAAGACACCTGTTCCGGAACGCATGACAGCACGAGCGCCGCCTAAGACAGGCGTCACGCCTACGAGATAACCAAGGGGCTTACCTTTTTTCAAATTCTTGTCAAAGGTCATCGGAATTTCGGCCCAGCCGAAAACGATATTTGAAATACCACGTCCCATTTTGGTCAGGGCTTTTTCCATGCCCGTAGGCTTGGGAAGATCCACATCAGGATTGTATAACTGCGCATGAACGGGCATACTCAGCAAGGTAGCACATACGATTGCCAGAGCCACAAATCCGGCACAGCCCATGAGATAATAACGCTTACGCATTTCTTTACCCTCCGGTAAATGTTATTTCAATTGACAACACTACGCGGTAAGTGTACCAAAAACTCTTGACATTGTCAACAATTATCTTTTCGCTCAGAATAGAATCCGGACAATGCAAAGTACGCGTCAATTATTATACATCCGAGGACAGCAAGACAAACGCATAGAAGCACTTCCCGTGACTTCCTCAGCCTTTTTCATTTCTGCGCTGCCGCACAAGCATTCTTTCACGCTTCTCCGATCTGCTCGCTTTGTTTCTCACTCTATGGAAAATACTCACGCAATAGGAAGTCATGTAATACTTCCGCGACAAGAGCGGCTCCCGCCGGAGTGAAGTGACCATCTCGCAAGTAGAATAGATCCTCTGGATTGGGAGCTGATCCGAAAGGGGTTACCATATCGGGATGGGGTATTTTCAGTTGAGTCAACATGTGATGGGTCAGATCAAAATCTTTATCTTTTTGGTAAGGGGTGTCCGGAAATTCCTTTTCTAGCTGCTCCCATTTCTCCGGTTGAAAAGTATAACAGTTGCCGTGAACAAAGGCGATCAAAGGAATATCGTGATGGCGGCAATCATCACGAATTTGTTGAATGCTTTCTTCAAAAATTGTCCATGCCTCATATAATTCAGGATACCAATGAACTAAACAGACCTCGAAGAGCGGATTGCGCGGAGTGCTCGGTTCTAAAAGTTCATAGTTAGTGCAGGGAATAAAGCGGCAGGCAAGCATCAGTCTAGATACTAATTCTAAATTTGACCATCTTGTATCCACGACGCGATAAAGATTCGAATATTTTTGGCACAATCTTTCCATATAAAAAGGCCATTCCTGTTGGCGTTGATAACGAATCAAGTCCCGTTCCCACTTCACTTCGTATGCGCGTAAACGTTTCCCTACTTTTGTATAAGAACCTGCAATATCATTTGCCGGAAAAAGTTGCAATATAACCATATCCGGTTCAAAGTCAAAACCCCGTTTCTGTAAAAAAAGCCGTTCTTGCCAAGGGGCATAGCCCGTGACTCCGCAATTGATAACTTTAAATTCCTTACTCAATTTCCCGCTATTTAACCGCTTTTCCAATTGTCGTTGAAACGTATGTTCCGGGTCAGATAAAGGCATTCCGAAGGTAAAAGAATCACCAATGGTCACAATCCGAAACTCATCTGGTTTCTTGGGTCCATATTCACGATCCCGAATTCCTTGAGATGAAATAGTGGCCGTCCATTCCGTTTTTTTGCCTTCATTGTCATAATAAACTTGTTGAAGTGAAGCGCCGGGAGACAGACTATAGATAAGTTCTTCATCACTTTCGAATACCTTGTTTTGGCTTTGTTGGACAGGCAGTATCAACCGTGTACTACTCTCTAAAACAATGAAGATCATGGCTATGAAAAAAATAAAGCCAAGACCTTTCAAGAGTAAAGGGCGCATTTGAAAAGCAGATATTCGATGAGCATAAAAAAGAAAAATAATCGACCAAATACCATAATAAAGTGGAAATTTTCGGAAAAAGAAAAGTGTAGTTAATACAGTGGCGACAAGAATGAAGGTAGTTCTTATTATTGAAACAACTCGCTTCTGAGTTAAAAAACTACGGGAGACGGGGTCTTTAAATTGACTGAAACCAAGAAGTATCCCAAGCTGCAGTACGGACCAAAGGAGCGTTATTTCTGTGCTTGTTATGGATAGGAAAAGGCTATTCAACTGGAAATTGATGATCAGACAAAAAGACAGGTATGCGAAATAGATAATGATGAGCGGACATGAAGAAATTATGGCAATACACAATGTACAGGCGAAAAGGACGAGATCACCAGTACAAAGATAGGCGATGACACCTAAACAGAAGGATAAAAAGATGAGAATAATTGCAGCGGCATTCATGTGCTAAACTCATTTAATCCTTTTGTGTTTTCTAAAATATATTTACGAATTGCGCTTTTAAAAAAGATCTACTGTCTAAATGATTACGTGAGAGAAAAAACTTGACAGCTTATAAGTGTATCTATTGTAACAAGAAACTTCCTTCAAAAAAGAGATGCCAATCCTTTCAAAAAAAAGATATAGTAGAGGGTTCTCCCGGTGTGCCCCGTAAACTGATCCATGCATAATGAGAGTTTCCCATCGGCCCCGCAACGAAGAATCTCATGGTGGTGGTGATGGAGACCGCGTGGCCCTGCGGCTTGCTCTATGCGCGCGTCTCTGCAACACCTTGCACTCTCGTTTCGACGTGACATCTGTAGGGGCGAGATTTATCGCGCCCAAGATCCTACACAAAGGCTTTATTGCATGCCTCAAGATTTATGTGAGCATTCAAGTCAAGGTGCATAACGCAACGCCTCAATGACACAAAAGCCTCGGGCGCGATAAATCGCGCCCCTTCATCGGAAAGCTTTGTGCGCCTCCCGTCCATTGCGTCCATCCTGTCCATTCTGTCCATTGTGTCCATCCCGTCCATTGTGTCCATACTGTCCATTCCGTCCATCACAAATAATCGTGCTTCGCCTTAGATTGGCTCTGCGATTCGCCTCCTCACAAAACTGCGGCTGCATAGCTCAGGACACGCCGTTCGGTACCACGGTATCACACGGCTGCACTACGTTATATAATGAAGGTCTTGTTTCGGTCTTTGAATAAGCGCCGGTCTATTCCGAGAAGGAGTCATCATGGTTTATAGAGCCTTTTTGTGTTTAAGTATTTTGACGGCATCCTGTTCTTTTGCTGAAGCGTCCCGCAGCTGGCTAGAAACCCACCGGATGCATATTCTTGAAGCGGAAAGTGGGGGAGTCACCGCTGATGCGACGCATGAGCTGCCTTCCTTCATAATTACTCCGGATAAAAAAGGACTTCAGTTGATTCGTCTTTCTCTTCCTTTTCTTCCGGGAAGCCTTTCTACCGATTTATCGGTGCAAGCAATTTGTGAGGGGCAGGAGATAAACGCGGATCTTCGTGTTCTCAGCTGTCATCCAGGTAAACCCCGTTCAGTACGGCGCGGACTGCTGACTTTTCTTTTTTACGTTACGGAACTTCGCTCGTTTCGCTTCACCTTAAAATTGGTGGATCATATCCCATCTCCTTCGCTCTTGCTGTCCCATAAGCAAAGAGACTCAAGATTTCATGTATCCACACGCCTTGGTGAACTAGAGATTTCTCCGGAGCAGGTGTCTTTCCGTCGTTCTGAGGACGACACGTGGGAGGCGGATCTGATAGCCCCTGCACGGCGTGCCGACCTGCTACCGGAACTGGAAATTGTTGAAGAGGGCGCCTTTTATCTTTGGATTCGATTGCTTGTGCCTGATGAAGAATGGCCGCGCATTATTGATTTGCGCATGGATGGGACGGGCGGTATCGCCCTATT is a genomic window of Candidatus Hydrogenedentota bacterium containing:
- a CDS encoding aminodeoxychorismate/anthranilate synthase component II — translated: MIVVIDNYDSFTYNLVQSFYEFEKDIRVFRNDEITAAELETLKPDRLVISPGPGIPEEAGNSLEIIRALGKQIPVLGVCLGNLAVGAAYGASILRADVIMHGKTSEIYHKGDPLFKNIPSSFVATRYHSLVVDPQHNAACLQVTAQTKEGVIMGLAHKEYPIWSVQFHPESILTPQGEQIIENFMRL
- a CDS encoding exosortase system-associated protein, TIGR04073 family, with amino-acid sequence MRKRYYLMGCAGFVALAIVCATLLSMPVHAQLYNPDVDLPKPTGMEKALTKMGRGISNIVFGWAEIPMTFDKNLKKGKPLGYLVGVTPVLGGARAVMRSGTGVFETVTFPFSDRDVNYNAVLEPEYLF